Genomic DNA from Streptomyces sp. NBC_01571:
GGCGGTGTCCTCGATCGTGTGGTGCGAGTCGATGTGCAGGTCGCCCTCGGTCTTCACGGTCAGGTCGAACAGACCGTGCCTCCCGAGCTGGTCGAGCATGTGGTCGTAGAAGCCGACGCCCGTCGACACCTCGACCCGGCCGGTCCCGTCGAGGTCGATCTCGACGAGGACCGACGTCTCCTTGGTCGTCCGCTCCACTCTTCCGACGCGGCTCATGCGCTCTGCTCCTTCTTCAACTCACGGACGGCGTCCAGGAACGCGTCGTTTTCGGCCGGGGTGCCCGCGGAGACCCGCAGCCGGCCCGGTACGCCGTTGTCTCTGACCAGGACGCCCCGGTCGAGGATCTTCTGCCAGGCCTCGTGGGAGTCCGCGAATCGCCCGAACTGCACGAAGTTGGCGTCCGACTCGGTCACCTCGTACCCGATCGCGCGCAGTTCGGTGACCAGCCGGTCCCGCTCGGCCTTCAGGCGCTCCACGTACGCCAGCAGGGTGTCGGTGTGCTCCAGGGCGGCCAGGGCCGTGGCCTGGGTGACGGCCGACAGGTGGTACGGCAGGCGTACGAGCTGTACGGCGTCGACGACCGCCGGGTGCGCGGCGAGATAGCCCAGACGCAGTCCGGCCGCGCCGAACGCCTTCGACATCGTCCGCGAGACGACGAGATTCGGCCGTCCTTCGAGCAGCGGCAGCAGCGAGTCGCCGTGGCTGAACTCGACGTAGGCCTCGTCCACGATCACCATCGACGGCCTGGCCGCCTGCGCGGCCTCGTACAGCGCGAGGACCGTCTCGCGCGGCATCGCGTTGCCGGTGGGGTTGTTGGGGGTGGTGAGGAAGACCACGTCGGGGCGGTGCTCGGCGAGGGCCCGCTCGGCGGCGGCGGGGTCGACGGTGAAGTCCTCGTCGCGCGGGCCGGCGATCCAGCCGGTGCCGGTGCCACGCGCGATGAGCGCGTGCATCGAGTACGAGGGCTCGAAACCGATCGCCGTACGGCCGGGTCCGCCGAAGGTCTGCAGCAGTTGCTGGATGACCTCGTTCGAGCCGTTGGCCGCCCAGACGTTCTCGACGCCGACCCGGTGTCCGCCGGTCCTCGTCAGATACCGGGCCAGCTCGGTGCGCAGCTGCACGGCGTCCCGGTCGGGGTAGCGGTTGAGGTCGCGGGCTGCCTCACGCACCCGCTCGGCGATCCGCTCGACGAGGGGTTCGGGCAGCGGGTAGGGGTTCTCGTTCGTGTTCAGCCGTACGGCGACGTCGAGTTGGGGCGCGCCGTAGGGGGACTTGCCGCGCAGCTCGTCCCGTACGGGGAGATCGTCGATGCCAGTC
This window encodes:
- a CDS encoding histidinol-phosphate transaminase, producing MTGIDDLPVRDELRGKSPYGAPQLDVAVRLNTNENPYPLPEPLVERIAERVREAARDLNRYPDRDAVQLRTELARYLTRTGGHRVGVENVWAANGSNEVIQQLLQTFGGPGRTAIGFEPSYSMHALIARGTGTGWIAGPRDEDFTVDPAAAERALAEHRPDVVFLTTPNNPTGNAMPRETVLALYEAAQAARPSMVIVDEAYVEFSHGDSLLPLLEGRPNLVVSRTMSKAFGAAGLRLGYLAAHPAVVDAVQLVRLPYHLSAVTQATALAALEHTDTLLAYVERLKAERDRLVTELRAIGYEVTESDANFVQFGRFADSHEAWQKILDRGVLVRDNGVPGRLRVSAGTPAENDAFLDAVRELKKEQSA